The genomic stretch CGCAACAACGTCGTCGGCAGTCTCGTTCTATTGGAAGCGATGCAGGCCGCCTCGGTCAGGCATATCGTCTTTTCAAGCACCTGTGCGGTGTACGGCGCACCCGATGTGACACCGATCAGCGAAACCACGCTTTTCGCGCCGATCAGTCCCTATGCGCGCAGTAAGTTGGCAGTGGAGTATATGCTCGAGGATTGCCGCACCGCGCATGGTCTAAGCTATGCCGCGTTGCGCTATTTCAACGCCGCAGGGGCCGACCCTGAAGGGCGCATTGGCGAAAGCCATTCGCCCGAGACACATGTGCTTCCGATTCTCATAGACACGGCGCTCGGCAGGCGCACGCATTTTTCCATCTTCGGCAACGATTATCCCACACCCGACGGCACCGCCATCCGGGACTATGTTCATGTGGATGACCTCGCCTCCGCTCATCTATTGGCGCTGGAGCATTTGCTCGCGGCCGACGATGCTTTGGTGCTCAATCTCGGCACCGGCACGGGCTGTTCGGTGCGTGAACTAGTGGATGCGGTCGCCCGCATCACCGGAATCAACATCCCGGTGAGGGAAGAAGCGCGCCGCCCAGGCGATCCGCCGACCCTCGTCGCTGATCCCACCCGCATCAATAAAATACTCGGTTGGCGCCCGGCCTATACCGACATCGAAGCCATTATCGCAACCGCCTGGAAATGGCACGCCGAAACGAACGCCGACGCTTAGCAAGCGCGCATACTCTTCATTCATATTCGGCGATGGTCTGTTTATAGACTTCCATTAAGCGGCTGTAGTTGGCCTCCGGTGTGTAGAGCGTTTCATATTGGCGCCGTGCGTTTTGGCCCATACGCTCCATGTCTTCGGGGTGCGCTGCCGCCCAGGCCACTGCTTCGGCCAGCGCCTGGGGATCACCGGGCGCGAAATGAAGGCCCGTCTCACCATGCGTGATAACGTCCTCCGCCGCGCCGAGCTTGGCCGCGACGATCGGCAGGCCGGCGGCAAATGCTTCGATAAAGGTGAGTGGAAAACATTCGTACCAGATGGAGGAAAAAACTAGGAAACTGGCGCGTCGCATCTCGCGATAGACCGCTTCGGCGTCGAGCAGGCCGAGGTGCGTGACGCCATATTTCTCAGCATCTACAACGAGATTGAGGAGCGGCCCGGAGCCCGCTACCTTGAGCGGCGTCGGAATGTTCCGCCAGGCATCCATGAGGACTGCAATTCCTTTCCACGGAAGTAAATGGCCGACGAACAACGCGCCCGAACGTGCGCTGTCGGCCATCTCAACATCCGCTGCGGCTTGCCATTCCGGCTCGGGCGGATAGGAGAAATTGGGCTTCACCGACATGCGTTTTTCGCTGTAGCCGCCCTCGACATATTTGCGTTTGCCAAATTCTGTCAGCGCTATGAAGCGGTCCACTTTGGTTTGCCAGGTCTTGCGTTTGCGGTGATATGCAATGGTGCGTGAAATCGGCAGAGTTTTAAGGGCCGAATCCTCATAGCAGCGGTGCAGCACGCCGAGATAGGGCGAGCCATGCATGCAGTCCTCGCATACACGTCCCTCCCGCATAAACGTGGCATTGGCGCAAATACCGCGGAAATTGTGCAGCGTCTGAACCGACGGCGTGCGCGCCTTGCGGCAAGTGTCGAAGATGGCGGGCGTCAGTACATAGTGAAAATTATGAACGTGAACGATATCCGGATGGTAGGTGGCTATGGCCTGCGCCACTCTGCGGGCGCCGTCTTTCGAATAGGGCATGCGAAGGGCGGCGCGGAACTTGTCCAGACCCTTTCCGATTTCGTCATTATGCGCGGTGAATTGATGAACCTCGTGGCCGTGCGTACGCAATAGACGGGACTCATTGTCCATCACCCGGTCCTCGCCGCCGCGTCCGCCCTGATATCTGTTGTGGACCTGAAGAATGCGCATGCCGACACGGCTCCTATCGCCTCGCGGGCGCTCTTACCGCGGCTGATCTTTGCCGGCAGTAGATAAACCAAGCCGATGGCGATACCAACGGCAACAATCAGAATGGCGGCACGATGGCGCGCGAGACGCCTCGCCCGTAATTACTCTGCGTCGTGGTGAAAGGCACCACATTGAATGTTAAACCGCCCATCACCAAAGGCTTGAAGAGGCAGGGGGTTGCGCCAATTC from Pseudomonadota bacterium encodes the following:
- the galE gene encoding UDP-glucose 4-epimerase GalE; the encoded protein is MATVLVTGGAGYIGSHACKALAAGGHLPVVYDNLENGNEWAVQWGPFEKGDIRERSHLDEVFARHRPDAVMHFAGYIEVGESVRQPLRFYRNNVVGSLVLLEAMQAASVRHIVFSSTCAVYGAPDVTPISETTLFAPISPYARSKLAVEYMLEDCRTAHGLSYAALRYFNAAGADPEGRIGESHSPETHVLPILIDTALGRRTHFSIFGNDYPTPDGTAIRDYVHVDDLASAHLLALEHLLAADDALVLNLGTGTGCSVRELVDAVARITGINIPVREEARRPGDPPTLVADPTRINKILGWRPAYTDIEAIIATAWKWHAETNADA
- a CDS encoding glycosyltransferase family 4 protein, coding for MRILQVHNRYQGGRGGEDRVMDNESRLLRTHGHEVHQFTAHNDEIGKGLDKFRAALRMPYSKDGARRVAQAIATYHPDIVHVHNFHYVLTPAIFDTCRKARTPSVQTLHNFRGICANATFMREGRVCEDCMHGSPYLGVLHRCYEDSALKTLPISRTIAYHRKRKTWQTKVDRFIALTEFGKRKYVEGGYSEKRMSVKPNFSYPPEPEWQAAADVEMADSARSGALFVGHLLPWKGIAVLMDAWRNIPTPLKVAGSGPLLNLVVDAEKYGVTHLGLLDAEAVYREMRRASFLVFSSIWYECFPLTFIEAFAAGLPIVAAKLGAAEDVITHGETGLHFAPGDPQALAEAVAWAAAHPEDMERMGQNARRQYETLYTPEANYSRLMEVYKQTIAEYE